TAGAAAGACTTGTTTATTCTTCTTCTTCGATGAAATCATCTTCGTCTTCACCATCTTCTTCATCTTCCTCCTGGTGTCTGTTGCTCCTGCTTGGCACAGCATCATTGTTCAGCGCTTCCCACAGCATATCTTTCAGTTCAGAAAGTCCCTGTTGGGTAACAGATGAAAAGAATACATGTGGTACATCATCCGGAAGTTCTGCAGAAATAGCCTCCTTCAGTTCATCGTCCAGCATATCGCTTTTACTGATAGCCAGCAGGAATTGTTTATCCAGCAGTTCAGGATTGTATTGTTGCAGCTCGTTCACCAGGATATCAAAGTCCTTTCTGTGGTCGGAGCTGTCCGCCGGAATCAGGAACAGCAGTACAGAGTTCCTTTCGATATGACGGAGGAAGCGGTGCCCCAGTCCTTTACCTTCATGGGCGCCTTCAATGATACCTGGCAGGTCAGCGATAGCAAACGAGCGGTCATTACGGTAAGGCACCATGCCCAGGTTAGGGGTAAGGGTTGTGAACGCATAGTCGGCAATTTTAGGACGGGCAGCAGTAATGGTAGACAGCAGGGTAGATTTACCTGCGTTCGGGAATCCTACCAGTCCAACGTCAGCCAGTATTTTCAGTTCCAGTACTTTCCAGCCTTCAATGCTTGGCATGCCTGGCTGTGCGTATTCCGGTGCCTGGTTGGTGGGAGATTTAAAGTAGCTGTTACCCCGACCGCCTTGTCCACCTGGTATCCAGATCACTTCTTCGCCATGGTGCAGGATCTCTGCTTCCAGTTCGCCAGTTTCTTCATCAAAGGCCTGTGTACCGAGTGGTACTTCAATAATAACATCTTCACCATTGCGGCCGGTACTGTTATTATCACGACCGTTTCCGCCATCTTCTGCCACCACATTTTTATACCAGCGAAGGTGCAGCAGGGTCCATAACTGGGAGTTCCCTCTCAGGATAACGTGACCGCCGCGTCCACCATCTCCACCATCAGGTCCGGCTTCAGGGTTATATTTTGTGCGCATGAAGTGTGCACTACCTGCGCCTCCCTTACCGGATTTGGCGAAGATCCTTATGTAATCAACAAAGTTGCCTCTTTCCAAAGTATTCGATTTATGCTTAATATAACGCGGCCTGAAATAGGGGCTACGTTAAATACGAAAACGCAAAGATCGTTAAGTTCAGCCATTTTAACACGGTTTACGCGTTAAAATGCTTACTTACAATCTTTGCGTTCGAAATATGTATGTGGGAGAATTAAACTTTCTCTTCTACCAGTGTTTCTATTTCTTTGCTCAGGCGGTCGAAGATTTCTTCAACAGAACCTTCACCCTTGATCTTCTTGAACTTGCCATATTTGGCATAATGGTCGGCTACAGGTGCGGTTTTATTGTGATATTCCACAATACGGGC
The DNA window shown above is from Chitinophaga agri and carries:
- the obgE gene encoding GTPase ObgE, which codes for MERGNFVDYIRIFAKSGKGGAGSAHFMRTKYNPEAGPDGGDGGRGGHVILRGNSQLWTLLHLRWYKNVVAEDGGNGRDNNSTGRNGEDVIIEVPLGTQAFDEETGELEAEILHHGEEVIWIPGGQGGRGNSYFKSPTNQAPEYAQPGMPSIEGWKVLELKILADVGLVGFPNAGKSTLLSTITAARPKIADYAFTTLTPNLGMVPYRNDRSFAIADLPGIIEGAHEGKGLGHRFLRHIERNSVLLFLIPADSSDHRKDFDILVNELQQYNPELLDKQFLLAISKSDMLDDELKEAISAELPDDVPHVFFSSVTQQGLSELKDMLWEALNNDAVPSRSNRHQEEDEEDGEDEDDFIEEEE